From the genome of Salvelinus namaycush isolate Seneca chromosome 10, SaNama_1.0, whole genome shotgun sequence, one region includes:
- the soat1 gene encoding sterol O-acyltransferase 1 isoform X2, whose amino-acid sequence MEVERLISKKLQLKRKAEHLKSDLMRQFDSQVLEFMDSLIEESASLEPAPVPAVFSPLSDKERSKLRHLQGSSQGQGKQFLVRRSLLDELFEVNHIRTIYHMFIALLILFILSTLVVDFIDEGRLVLDFDLLVYVFGQFPLVVITWICMFLSVLVVPYSLFHTWASHYHESSHGTLWSLILGSLFLLYQGLGLGFLPTFVVVKNSFPPASCFIIILEQVRLMMKAHSYIRENVPKVLALAKDKSSSSPVSPLIPQLSHYIYFLFAPTLIYRDKYPRNPVIRWSYVASKLLQVLGCLFYAYYVFVRLCIPQFRSISQQLFDLRAMVLCVFNSILPGVLVLFLAFFAFLHCWLNAFAEMLRFADRMFYKDWWNSTSFANYYRTWNVVVHDWLYYYVYCDFLWMSKKRFRAAGMLLVFTMSAVVHEYILAICFGFFYPVLFCLFMCFGMMFNFILHDRRKGPIWNVIMWTALFLGQGVIICLYSQEWYAQRYCPLQEPSFLELLKPRSWSCHLQTNPAVDS is encoded by the exons CACTTGAAGTCTGACCTGATGAGGCAGTTTGACTCCCAGGTGTTGGAGTTCATGGACAGTCTGATAGAGGAATCGGCCAGCCTGGAGCCTGCTCCTGTCCCTGCTGTCTTCTCCCCTCTGTCAGATAAAGAGAGGAGTAAGCTCAG GCATCTCCAAGGGTCATCCCAGGGCCAAGGCAAACAGTTTTTGGTCCGGAGGTCCTTGTTAGA TGAGCTGTTTGAAGTGAACCACATCCGGACCATCTACCACATGTTCATTGCCCTGCTGATCCTCTTCATCCTCAGCACCCTGGTGGTTGACTTCATCGATGAAGGCAG ATTGGTGCTTGACTTTGACCTGTTGGTCTATGTATTTGGACAGTTCCCCCTGGTGGTGATTACCTGGATCTGCATGTTCCTTTCAGTGCTGGTGGTGCCCTACAGCCTGTTCCACACCTGGGCCTCTCACTACCATGAGTCCAGCCATGGGACCCTGTGGTCTCTTATACTGGGCTCTCTCTTCCTGCtctaccagggcctgggcctagGCTTCCTGCCTACCTTTGTGGTGGTGAAGAACAGCTTTCCCCCTGCATCCTGCTTCATCATCATCCTGGAACAG GTGCGCCTGATGATGAAGGCACACTCCTATATCAGGGAGAATGTCCCCAAAGTTCTGGCTTTGGCAAAAGACAAATCCA GCTCTTCCCCAGTCTCTCCACTAATCCCACAGCTGAGCCACTATATATACTTCCTCTTTGCTCCCACCCTTATCTACAGAGATAAATATCCCAG GAATCCCGTCATCAGGTGGAGTTATGTGGCCTCTAAGTTATTACAG GTTCTAGGATGTCTCTTCTATGCCTACTATGTGTTTGTGCGCCTCTGCATCCCACAGTTCCGCAGCATCAGCCAGCAACTGTTTGACCTGCGGGCCATGGTCCTGTGTGTGTTCAACTCAATCCTGCCAG gAGTTCTGGTTCTCTTCTtggccttttttgccttcctgCACTGCTGGCTCAATGCCTTTGCTGAGATGCTGCGGTTTGCTGACAGGATGTTTTACAAG GATTGGTGGAACTCCACATcctttgccaattactaccgcaCCTGGAACGTGGTGGTACACGACTGGCTGTATTACTATGTGTACTGTGACTTCTTATGG ATGTCGAAGAAGAGATTTCGGGCGGCAGGCATGTTATTGGTCTTCACTATGTCTGCAGTAGTGCATGAGTACATCTTGGCGATCTGCTTCGGCTTCTTCTACCCAGTCCTCTTCTGCCTCTTCATGTGCTTCGGAA TGATGTTTAACTTCATTCTTCATGACCGGAGAAAAGGCCCAATTTGGAACGTGATCATGTGGACTGCTCTGTTCCTCGGTCAGGGGGTCATCATCTGCCTCTACTCCCAGGAGTGGTATGCACAGCGCTACTGCCCCCTTCAGGAG ccCTCTTTCCTAGAGCTGCTGAAGCCGCGTTCCTGGAGCTGTCACCTCCAGACCAACCCAGCAGTCGACTCTTGA